In Actinoplanes sp. NBC_00393, a single genomic region encodes these proteins:
- a CDS encoding DUF6531 domain-containing protein encodes MSSRFRLLCHVLVVVLLSAFLAVQPWSPAAAAPVATPGAGPVNSPLPSTATPNHGLPDGQALPPVPPAVQADGKPSVPSAAEKAQRKSEARAAAQKVSAQVAALPGRPIARPGFLLGDTSLVVYWDAEVNEGDPNSWGRWFATVTDAESGAEQRSAELAQKDLSRCYSPALLCRSFGAADGWVLDPARTYTVTVTEIAADGTELTSAASAPAKPRKIDDVPAVPAGQAAGCGCATVLGSTVVAQALRGATVNTATGAYLRVERDFALPSYGIPFNHSRYYSSGNTATGMFGAGWSSSYDIRVIAADNGAARVRAEDGSEAVYTTNEDGSYQPPAGVRARLTKIDGGWQLVPPDRRVLRFNADGQLQSIKNARGHGVTLGYNTAGVLSTVTDASGRVARFESRADLRLITKITLPDGRSTQFDYQDGRLLKVQDPRNYVTSYGYDAAGRLAEITDARGAKLIRNTYDAAGRVAEQLDPEGGKTSFAWNAAEQIATTTDPDGVVVTDGYKNNVLLYSRNGGNDVVNHRYTGRLNKSLVVDPKGNQEETRFDESGNPVARTAPEPFAFTETSTFDSRTNLTSFKDGRGNDWKYEYNEFNEMVAQRDPKQDSGYRYAYDDKGQLTSRTDPRGKVTRYEYDAHGNRTAEIAPTGRRTEMTYDGTGRLTSLVDPRGTVSGGNKDAYRTRYVYNQQNQITEIWEPGKSQPTRTTYDELGNVVVTTDPLSNSTRLTYDKASRLVEVKDPVGNVTAAKYTAGGRRTSVTDGENLTTSWTYDRNGRVATETSPRGNADPAQKDLFTAIFHYDFNGNLIRADRPYGSGGQRVEVDTAFDALDRPTQQQDQFKQGTTVAYDNNGNVVEMTNERGEKLTNSYDEANRRTGSEGPGAGAAGIEYDNAGNPVKQTSPTGGVVTTSYDDDGRVVAVTEPRGNVSGADPGDYTTRYGYDLAGNPATVTDPLGNVTRAGYDPLNRPVTQTDAAGNVTRFGYDDADRLTKVTGPDAPGGQSLVYGYDANGRVIKRTDPLGRVSSTEYDRANRTTVTTDPLGRRREYVYDADSNLVQEVTARIVEEGRPDPNRPARTIFYAYDNLGRMISKQLGSGGVTYSFGYDAKNRLVSAADPAGTQSYEYDTTDRLTGFSRGEQTFGYTYDSSDRVTQRSYPDGTKIGATYDDGDRVRTLTAARGGSSAEYRFDYDVADNLTGITYPASTGITESRQYDRAGQLTRIAADKGDTTLSAFDLTLDKVGNPTRIVETTGEPGQPTITEATAFKYDAANRLTAECFGAQTCDGASAERTDYTYDLVGNRTTKKRVAPGENTTTTYQYDGADQLTRETVTGSRASTRAFAYDLEGNQVEAGTDRFTYALDHTMTSATSGGKTTNYAYDATGNRISAVTGTGAEAITQSWLWDINGERPLLAQERQTGAGGTVERDYLYDPSGQPLALLVPSADGLNAHSYLRDWLGGVAGVVSPTGAAQWNYDYDAFGVDRGTTKADDDAPANPLQYAGSYQDVSQGDRYAMGARSYDPGTGRFAAKDPVTQPATDQAVSTYSYTNARPTVLTDPTGLDPDSGGAFYGSVTAAEYRMNNPNAAGSTTDANTPAGGEGEQETDNPDWLNAKKIVDEAEGFVKQIGDEIVNLILDLVGFNDAKACITEGDIVACISTALQAVPWGKMFKAAKVAIKAIGVGRRLIDAYSRLKSAKNALANIPRYIKKAVQTTEEAADSKKYADEAAKAAKGAKDAGGQAKATSQKAADAKRAKQKETTTGESCKNAKGNTQRLTSNSFVAGTPVLLADGTTRTIEDLEPGDTVQATDPATGRTEPQQVIATVEGTGDKDLVDLTLTGDRAAAVTATAGHKFYSLDRGWVPAADLRPGEKLRDDSGAVVTVARLAERSATTTVYNLTVNATHTYYVHAGEHDLLVHNCGAGRPCTCKSGDTVPYRPTHTGLENHHGVLDVWAKHNVKGYKSRAAASTTVALTKAEHDATKAVYRDWLEARTGKRVGGKVNWKSVSPREIYDLSERMFDAAGVSQEARQQYYSQFTRYLYGL; translated from the coding sequence GTGTCGAGTCGATTCAGGCTGCTCTGCCATGTCCTGGTTGTGGTTCTGCTGTCGGCGTTCCTCGCCGTTCAGCCGTGGTCGCCGGCCGCGGCCGCTCCGGTGGCCACGCCAGGCGCCGGACCGGTGAACAGCCCACTGCCATCCACTGCCACGCCGAACCATGGCCTTCCGGACGGGCAAGCTCTGCCACCCGTACCCCCGGCTGTGCAGGCTGACGGCAAGCCCAGCGTGCCCTCGGCCGCCGAGAAGGCGCAGCGCAAGAGCGAAGCGCGCGCCGCAGCGCAGAAGGTCTCCGCGCAGGTGGCCGCGCTGCCCGGCCGGCCGATCGCCCGCCCGGGCTTCCTGCTCGGCGACACCTCGCTGGTCGTCTACTGGGACGCCGAGGTCAACGAGGGCGACCCGAACTCGTGGGGCCGCTGGTTCGCCACGGTCACCGACGCCGAATCCGGCGCCGAGCAGCGCTCCGCCGAGCTGGCGCAGAAGGATCTGAGCCGCTGCTACAGCCCGGCGCTGCTGTGCCGCAGCTTCGGCGCGGCGGACGGCTGGGTGCTCGACCCGGCGCGGACCTACACGGTCACGGTCACCGAGATCGCTGCCGACGGCACCGAGCTGACCAGCGCCGCGAGCGCTCCCGCCAAGCCGCGCAAGATCGACGACGTGCCGGCGGTGCCGGCCGGGCAGGCCGCCGGCTGCGGCTGCGCCACCGTGCTCGGCTCGACCGTGGTCGCCCAGGCGCTGCGCGGCGCCACCGTCAACACTGCGACCGGCGCCTACCTGCGCGTCGAGCGCGACTTCGCGCTGCCGTCCTACGGCATCCCGTTCAACCACTCGCGCTACTACTCGTCCGGCAACACCGCGACCGGCATGTTCGGCGCCGGCTGGAGCTCCTCCTACGACATCCGGGTGATCGCGGCCGACAACGGCGCGGCCCGGGTCCGGGCCGAGGACGGCTCCGAGGCGGTCTACACCACCAACGAGGATGGTTCCTACCAGCCGCCCGCGGGCGTACGGGCCCGGCTCACCAAGATCGACGGAGGCTGGCAACTCGTCCCGCCGGACCGGCGCGTGCTGCGCTTCAACGCCGACGGTCAGCTGCAGTCGATCAAGAACGCCCGCGGCCACGGCGTCACCCTCGGCTACAACACCGCCGGCGTGCTCAGCACCGTCACCGACGCCAGCGGCCGGGTCGCCCGCTTCGAGTCCCGCGCCGACCTTCGGCTGATCACCAAGATCACGCTGCCGGACGGCCGGTCCACCCAGTTCGACTACCAGGACGGGCGCCTGCTCAAGGTGCAGGACCCGCGCAACTACGTGACCAGCTACGGCTACGACGCCGCCGGCCGGCTCGCCGAGATCACCGACGCCCGCGGCGCGAAGCTGATCCGCAACACCTATGACGCCGCCGGACGGGTCGCCGAGCAGCTGGACCCGGAGGGCGGCAAGACCAGCTTCGCCTGGAACGCCGCCGAGCAGATCGCCACGACCACCGACCCGGACGGCGTGGTGGTGACCGACGGTTACAAGAACAACGTCCTGCTCTACAGCCGCAACGGCGGCAACGACGTGGTCAACCACCGCTACACCGGGCGGCTCAACAAGAGCCTGGTGGTCGACCCGAAGGGCAACCAGGAGGAGACCCGCTTCGACGAAAGCGGCAACCCGGTCGCCCGGACCGCGCCGGAGCCGTTCGCCTTCACCGAGACCAGCACGTTCGACAGCCGCACCAACCTGACCTCGTTCAAGGACGGCCGCGGCAACGACTGGAAGTACGAGTACAACGAGTTCAACGAGATGGTCGCCCAGCGCGACCCCAAGCAGGACAGCGGATATCGGTACGCCTACGACGACAAGGGCCAGTTGACCAGCCGCACCGACCCGCGCGGCAAGGTCACCCGGTACGAGTACGACGCCCACGGCAACCGGACCGCGGAGATCGCCCCGACCGGCCGGCGCACCGAGATGACCTACGACGGCACCGGGCGGCTCACCTCGCTGGTCGACCCGCGCGGCACGGTGTCCGGCGGCAACAAGGACGCCTACCGCACCCGGTACGTCTACAACCAGCAGAACCAGATCACCGAGATCTGGGAGCCGGGCAAGAGCCAGCCGACCCGGACGACGTACGACGAGCTCGGCAATGTCGTGGTCACCACCGACCCGCTGAGCAACTCGACCCGCCTGACCTACGACAAGGCCAGCCGGCTCGTCGAGGTGAAGGACCCGGTCGGCAACGTCACCGCGGCCAAGTACACCGCGGGCGGCCGGCGGACCTCGGTCACCGACGGCGAGAACCTCACCACCAGCTGGACCTATGACCGCAACGGCCGGGTCGCCACCGAGACCTCGCCGCGCGGCAACGCCGACCCGGCGCAGAAGGACCTGTTCACCGCGATCTTCCACTACGACTTCAACGGCAACCTGATCCGCGCCGACCGCCCGTACGGCAGCGGCGGCCAGCGCGTCGAGGTGGACACCGCCTTCGACGCCCTGGACCGGCCCACCCAGCAGCAGGACCAGTTCAAACAGGGCACCACGGTCGCCTACGACAACAACGGCAACGTCGTCGAGATGACCAACGAGCGCGGCGAGAAGCTGACCAACAGCTACGACGAGGCCAACCGCCGCACCGGCAGCGAGGGCCCCGGCGCGGGCGCCGCCGGCATCGAGTACGACAACGCCGGCAACCCGGTCAAGCAGACCAGCCCGACCGGTGGGGTCGTCACCACCAGCTACGACGACGACGGGCGGGTCGTCGCGGTCACCGAGCCGCGCGGCAACGTCTCCGGCGCCGACCCGGGCGACTACACCACCCGCTACGGCTACGACCTGGCCGGCAACCCCGCTACGGTGACCGATCCGCTGGGCAACGTCACCCGCGCCGGATACGACCCGCTCAACCGGCCCGTTACGCAGACCGACGCCGCCGGCAACGTCACCCGCTTCGGCTACGACGACGCCGACCGGCTCACCAAGGTGACCGGGCCGGACGCGCCCGGTGGGCAGTCCCTGGTGTACGGCTACGACGCCAACGGCCGGGTGATCAAGCGGACCGACCCGCTCGGCCGGGTCTCCTCCACCGAGTACGACCGGGCCAACCGCACCACGGTCACCACCGACCCGCTGGGCCGGCGCCGCGAGTACGTCTACGACGCCGACTCCAACCTGGTCCAGGAGGTCACCGCCCGGATCGTCGAGGAGGGGCGGCCCGACCCGAACCGGCCGGCCCGGACGATCTTCTACGCCTACGACAACCTCGGCCGGATGATCAGCAAGCAGCTGGGTTCCGGCGGCGTCACCTACAGCTTCGGCTACGACGCCAAGAACCGGCTGGTCAGCGCCGCCGATCCGGCGGGCACGCAGTCCTACGAGTACGACACGACCGACCGGCTCACCGGGTTCAGCCGTGGGGAGCAGACCTTCGGGTACACGTACGACAGCAGCGACCGGGTGACCCAGCGCTCCTACCCGGACGGCACCAAGATCGGCGCTACCTACGACGACGGCGACCGGGTCCGCACTCTCACCGCCGCGCGCGGCGGCTCCAGCGCCGAGTACCGGTTCGATTACGACGTCGCCGACAACCTGACCGGCATCACCTACCCGGCCTCCACCGGCATCACCGAGAGCCGCCAGTACGACCGGGCGGGGCAGTTGACCCGGATCGCCGCCGACAAGGGCGACACCACGCTGAGCGCGTTCGACCTGACGCTGGACAAGGTGGGCAACCCGACCCGGATCGTCGAGACCACCGGGGAGCCGGGCCAGCCGACGATCACCGAGGCGACCGCGTTCAAGTACGACGCGGCGAACCGGCTGACCGCGGAGTGCTTCGGCGCGCAGACCTGTGACGGGGCCAGCGCCGAGCGCACCGACTACACGTACGACCTGGTCGGCAACCGCACCACGAAGAAGCGGGTGGCGCCGGGGGAGAACACCACCACGACCTATCAGTACGACGGCGCGGACCAGCTCACCCGGGAGACGGTCACCGGCAGCCGGGCCAGCACCCGCGCCTTCGCGTACGACCTGGAGGGCAACCAGGTGGAGGCCGGCACCGACCGGTTCACCTACGCCCTCGACCACACCATGACGTCGGCCACCAGCGGTGGGAAGACGACCAACTATGCGTACGACGCGACCGGCAACCGGATCTCCGCGGTCACCGGCACCGGCGCTGAGGCGATCACGCAGAGCTGGCTCTGGGACATCAACGGCGAACGGCCGCTGCTCGCCCAGGAACGGCAGACCGGCGCGGGTGGCACCGTCGAACGTGACTATCTGTACGACCCGTCCGGGCAACCTCTGGCGCTGCTCGTACCGTCGGCCGACGGGCTGAACGCCCACTCGTACCTCAGAGATTGGCTCGGCGGTGTCGCCGGGGTGGTCTCGCCGACCGGCGCCGCGCAGTGGAACTACGACTACGACGCCTTCGGTGTCGACCGGGGCACCACCAAGGCCGACGACGACGCCCCGGCCAACCCGCTGCAGTACGCCGGCAGCTATCAGGACGTCAGCCAGGGCGACCGGTACGCGATGGGCGCCCGCAGCTACGACCCGGGCACCGGACGGTTCGCCGCGAAGGACCCGGTCACCCAGCCGGCCACCGATCAGGCGGTGTCGACGTACTCGTACACCAACGCCCGCCCGACCGTCCTGACCGACCCGACCGGCCTGGACCCGGACTCCGGCGGCGCCTTCTACGGCAGTGTCACCGCCGCCGAGTACCGGATGAACAACCCGAACGCGGCCGGCTCCACCACCGACGCCAACACGCCGGCCGGCGGTGAGGGCGAACAGGAGACCGACAACCCGGACTGGCTGAACGCCAAGAAGATCGTCGACGAGGCCGAGGGTTTCGTGAAGCAGATCGGCGACGAGATCGTCAATCTGATCCTCGATCTGGTCGGCTTCAACGACGCCAAGGCCTGCATCACCGAGGGTGACATCGTCGCCTGCATCTCCACCGCCCTGCAGGCCGTGCCCTGGGGCAAGATGTTCAAGGCCGCCAAGGTCGCGATCAAGGCGATCGGCGTGGGCAGACGGCTCATCGACGCCTACAGCCGCCTGAAATCGGCGAAGAACGCCCTCGCGAACATCCCGCGCTACATCAAGAAGGCGGTCCAGACCACCGAGGAAGCCGCCGACAGCAAGAAGTACGCCGACGAGGCGGCCAAGGCGGCCAAGGGCGCCAAGGACGCGGGCGGTCAGGCCAAGGCGACCTCGCAGAAAGCGGCCGACGCGAAACGGGCCAAACAGAAGGAGACGACGACCGGCGAGAGCTGCAAGAACGCCAAGGGCAACACGCAGCGGCTCACCTCCAACTCGTTCGTCGCCGGCACCCCGGTGCTGCTCGCCGACGGCACCACCCGGACGATCGAGGACCTCGAGCCCGGCGACACCGTCCAGGCGACCGACCCGGCCACCGGCCGCACCGAACCGCAGCAGGTGATCGCCACCGTCGAGGGCACCGGCGACAAGGACCTCGTCGACCTGACCCTGACCGGGGACCGGGCGGCCGCCGTCACCGCCACGGCGGGCCACAAGTTCTACAGCCTCGACCGCGGCTGGGTGCCGGCTGCTGACCTGCGGCCCGGTGAGAAGCTGCGCGACGACTCCGGCGCTGTCGTCACCGTCGCCCGGCTGGCCGAGCGGTCCGCCACCACGACCGTCTACAACCTGACGGTCAACGCCACCCACACCTACTACGTCCACGCCGGCGAGCACGACCTGCTGGTGCACAACTGTGGCGCCGGGCGGCCGTGCACCTGTAAATCCGGGGACACGGTGCCGTACCGGCCGACCCACACCGGACTAGAGAACCACCACGGCGTCCTGGACGTGTGGGCCAAGCACAACGTGAAGGGCTACAAGAGCCGGGCCGCGGCCAGCACGACGGTTGCGCTGACCAAGGCCGAGCACGACGCCACCAAGGCGGTCTACCGCGACTGGCTGGAGGCCCGGACCGGTAAGCGCGTCGGCGGCAAGGTGAACTGGAAGTCGGTCAGCCCGCGCGAGATCTACGATCTGTCGGAGCGGATGTTCGACGCCGCCGGGGTCTCGCAGGAGGCCCGCCAGCAGTACTATTCGCAATTCACCAGATACCTCTACGGGTTGTGA